GGTATTGATATTTGGTGTATATATTCCGCTTATTGAAGTGGGATTAACCACCATCAAATCTGCCGCGTCGGCTAAAGTAGCTGTGGTGTGTATCATTGCAGGCATTGCTGTAAATCCGGTACTTGGATGGATTATATCGGTTTTTGTTGAAAATTTTCAAGTAATAAAGGATTCTGAAAGCAGCAGAACTCTGACCTTAAAAGACCTCTACATAACGGCAGGTCTGGTGATTATCACAGGTATTGCGTTTTTTTCTACTTATATTTTATAAAGTGGTGTAACAGGTTTATTATAAACTTATGTGTATTTAAACATATGTAATCGGTTATAATAACCTAATGAAATAAATTGTACCACCGAGGTGAATGATGCATCCATTAGTAGTACTTACAAGGACAAATCGCATTGAAAGTGTTCATAAAGGTTATATTTGTGTAACGGATTCAAAGAAAAATGTTATATACAGCATAGGAGATCCAGATACAAAAGTATATTTCAGGTCTTCCGCCAAGCCCATCCAAGCTGTGGCCCTTGCAAGCTCCGGTGCCATAAACAAATTCAACATCACCCTAAAGGAATTGGCGATAATATGTTCATCTCATAGTGGAGAAGACTTCCACAGAGAAGCTGTAAGCTCCATATTAAATAAAGTGGGGCTAAATGAAGAAAGCTTGAGCTGCGGTGTAGCAAATCCTTATAACCAGGATATGATAAATCAGCTCATAAGAAAGGGAGAGCGTCCTTCACAGCTGTATAACTGCTGTTCCGGAAAACACGCCGGCATGCTTGCTCTATGCAAATACTATGATTTTCCTACAGAGGCGTATACAGAGCCGGACCACCCTGTACAAAAGATTATACTTAAAACACTGGCTGAACTTTTGGACTGCAACACGGAAGATATTGTTATTGGTATTGATGGGTGTGATGCCCCCACTTTCATGGTTTCACTACACCAGGCATCTTACCTTTATTCACTCTTAGCTCAGGGCATAAACGGGACAGGGAAATATAGAAACGCTTTTGGAATAATTCAAAAAGCCATGATCAGTTATCCTCGTATGATCAATGGAGATAAGGAATTTTGCACAGATCTGATTACCCATTCCGATGGTAAAGTTATAGGCAAGGTAGGTGCCGAGGGTATATATTGCGTAGCAGTACCTGAAAAACAGCTTGGAATCTGTATAAAGATTTCAGACGGCAACGAGCGTGGAGTCTATCCCGTTACAACACACATTTTAAGTCAACTGGAAGTTTTAAATGAAAAGGCCATGGAAAAGCTCAGGACATGGGCATTTCCGCCTGTTAAAAACCACAAGGGTAAAATTGCAGGGTATACTGTGCCTGTATTTGATATAAGCAAAAACGGTGGTACCTTTAGAATAGGCGATAAATTTGAATTCAAAGGTGAACATGCATGGAACCATTAGCAGTCGTTACAAGAAATAGTTATATAGAAAGCATTCACTATGGATATGTTTGCGTTGTTAATTCTTCCGGAAATGTTCTTTATAGTCTGGGGGATTATAACACCAAGGTGTTTCTTAGGTCTTCAGCCAAGCCTATTCAAGTAATACCACTCATACAATCGGGTGCTGCAGATGCATTCAACTTTTCACACATGGATATTGCTGTTGCCTGTGCCTCTCACAGCGGTCAAAAAATTCACCAGAAAGTTGTAAGAGATATTCTAAAACGATTAGATCTTACTGAAGAAAGCCTTCACTGCGGAACTATGAGGCCCTACAGCGAAGAAGAAAACGAAAGGCTTATTACTTCAGGAGAATTACCATCTGTCCTTCACTGCAGCTGTTCGGGTAAACACTCTGCAATGCTGGCCCTTGCAAAATTCAGAGGATATAGTATAAATGATTACGAGAGTCTATCAAACCCCATCCAAAAGGAAGTTTTAAAAACCATTTCTGAATTTACGAGTGAAGATGCCGATTCTATCCCTACAGGCACTGATGGCTGCGGTGCACCGATATATCTGATGCCTATAAATAAAATAGCTCTTTCTTATGCAAATCTGTCAATGCATTCACAAACAGAAGAAAGCCCTTACCATTACTCATGCAAGACGGTGTTTGATTCAATGATACGTTTCCCTGAAATGGTAGCTGGGGATAATGAATTTTGCACAGAGTTGATACAGGCAGCCAAAGGAAAGCTAATTGGCAAAATAGGTTCTGAAGCGGTATATTGCCTTGGAATAAAAGAAGGCAGCCTTGGTATATGCATCAAGATAG
The Pseudobacteroides sp. genome window above contains:
- a CDS encoding asparaginase; this translates as MHPLVVLTRTNRIESVHKGYICVTDSKKNVIYSIGDPDTKVYFRSSAKPIQAVALASSGAINKFNITLKELAIICSSHSGEDFHREAVSSILNKVGLNEESLSCGVANPYNQDMINQLIRKGERPSQLYNCCSGKHAGMLALCKYYDFPTEAYTEPDHPVQKIILKTLAELLDCNTEDIVIGIDGCDAPTFMVSLHQASYLYSLLAQGINGTGKYRNAFGIIQKAMISYPRMINGDKEFCTDLITHSDGKVIGKVGAEGIYCVAVPEKQLGICIKISDGNERGVYPVTTHILSQLEVLNEKAMEKLRTWAFPPVKNHKGKIAGYTVPVFDISKNGGTFRIGDKFEFKGEHAWNH
- a CDS encoding asparaginase produces the protein MEPLAVVTRNSYIESIHYGYVCVVNSSGNVLYSLGDYNTKVFLRSSAKPIQVIPLIQSGAADAFNFSHMDIAVACASHSGQKIHQKVVRDILKRLDLTEESLHCGTMRPYSEEENERLITSGELPSVLHCSCSGKHSAMLALAKFRGYSINDYESLSNPIQKEVLKTISEFTSEDADSIPTGTDGCGAPIYLMPINKIALSYANLSMHSQTEESPYHYSCKTVFDSMIRFPEMVAGDNEFCTELIQAAKGKLIGKIGSEAVYCLGIKEGSLGICIKIVDGNERAIYPVVIQVLQELGILSRLELDSLKHWYKQILKNNLGDEIGEILPAFSFNSSTGKNLSLGAIYHL